The Candidatus Latescibacterota bacterium genome includes a window with the following:
- a CDS encoding alpha/beta hydrolase — protein MPEERSFFFRTEDRPLYGRLYAPGGGTPPAGSRGLVICDSLFEEKFWCERVHSNLARRLSCAGWTVLTFDYYGYGNSGGDSDDVTLTSIYEDIGAACDLLRGKGVDTVSLLGLRWGALPACEVASRREDIDSIFLVNPVRKWKKQFMKALRANVAGQYAIFKKVVMTRDKIIEELLSGGDCVRSGYHMNNIDGYLISNKFFEEVSDAAFPEALPGNISKAAVITIPENQASSEASVDPLAETWRSAGADCEDVFIAEDNAFWINNRIFTSDTPRFFSVMEGLLGSVGDIVPGASKGVPSITEAPSCVIDGVREEAVTVISPDGHQLCGVTYVPENGPRNEGFVFTHGGLIGMNGAFRFNTRAARRLARAGYPAICCDTHGMGRSGGLIENQEQRVLFREICAGLFAGDVHAAASYLKEKASVEKIALFGVCGGAITNILSHSIYEDIDESILLSVPVMLPSLDYGEVRMSEGFAKFYLGLYLRKIFNPVAWYRFITGKSETDKIGKSLKVALGGMMKKLSGVGRKTGNTPKPVGSGGTPASGSCVAAKKEVRGGLSVTVPGAGDLQFNKGFLDAYNRITGRGGRVYFIFGEHDNFKYEFNSEFVDAMPEEFQAGIDAVTVEEIAQANHMYTLREWQDIIIDKCMAWITPG, from the coding sequence ATGCCTGAAGAACGATCATTCTTTTTCAGAACTGAAGACAGGCCTCTATACGGGCGGTTGTATGCGCCTGGTGGGGGCACTCCGCCAGCCGGGAGCAGGGGGCTGGTGATCTGCGATTCGCTCTTCGAAGAGAAGTTCTGGTGCGAGAGGGTCCATTCCAATCTTGCGAGGCGTCTTTCCTGTGCTGGATGGACGGTACTGACCTTTGATTATTACGGGTACGGCAATAGCGGGGGAGACAGCGACGATGTGACTCTGACCTCGATATATGAGGATATCGGAGCGGCCTGTGACCTGCTAAGGGGAAAGGGTGTGGACACAGTATCGCTGCTCGGGTTGAGATGGGGAGCTCTTCCAGCATGCGAAGTGGCGTCCAGGAGAGAGGATATCGACAGCATATTCCTGGTAAACCCGGTCAGGAAATGGAAAAAACAGTTTATGAAGGCCCTCAGGGCCAATGTGGCGGGGCAATACGCGATCTTTAAAAAGGTCGTCATGACCAGGGATAAGATCATCGAGGAACTTCTCTCCGGCGGCGACTGCGTCAGATCCGGATACCATATGAACAATATCGATGGATATCTCATATCGAATAAATTCTTCGAAGAGGTATCCGATGCTGCTTTCCCTGAAGCTCTTCCCGGCAATATTTCAAAAGCGGCAGTGATAACGATACCGGAAAATCAGGCATCGTCCGAAGCCTCAGTCGACCCGCTTGCCGAGACCTGGAGGTCTGCCGGTGCCGACTGCGAAGACGTTTTTATAGCGGAAGACAACGCTTTCTGGATAAATAACAGGATATTTACTTCCGATACACCGAGATTTTTCAGTGTCATGGAAGGTCTTCTTGGATCTGTCGGGGATATTGTTCCCGGGGCCAGCAAGGGAGTTCCATCGATCACCGAGGCACCGTCATGTGTCATCGATGGTGTTCGGGAGGAGGCGGTCACGGTCATCTCGCCGGACGGTCACCAATTGTGTGGAGTGACTTACGTGCCGGAGAACGGCCCGCGGAATGAGGGCTTTGTTTTCACCCACGGTGGACTGATAGGCATGAACGGCGCTTTCAGGTTCAATACGAGAGCGGCGAGGAGACTGGCCAGGGCCGGTTATCCGGCCATTTGCTGCGACACTCATGGGATGGGCAGGTCGGGCGGACTGATCGAGAACCAGGAGCAGAGAGTCCTGTTCAGAGAGATCTGCGCCGGACTGTTCGCCGGTGACGTTCATGCTGCGGCATCGTACTTGAAGGAAAAGGCCTCTGTTGAAAAAATTGCTCTTTTCGGAGTCTGTGGCGGAGCGATAACCAATATCCTCTCCCACAGCATCTATGAAGATATCGACGAATCTATTCTTCTCAGTGTGCCGGTCATGTTGCCGAGTCTCGATTACGGCGAGGTCAGGATGAGCGAGGGATTCGCGAAGTTCTACCTGGGACTTTATCTGCGGAAGATCTTCAACCCCGTCGCATGGTACCGTTTCATCACAGGTAAAAGTGAGACTGACAAGATCGGCAAATCGTTGAAAGTCGCCCTGGGCGGTATGATGAAGAAACTGTCGGGAGTCGGCAGAAAGACCGGGAACACTCCCAAGCCAGTGGGCAGCGGAGGGACTCCGGCATCTGGTTCCTGCGTGGCTGCGAAAAAGGAAGTCAGGGGCGGGCTCAGTGTCACTGTTCCCGGTGCGGGAGACCTGCAGTTCAACAAAGGATTTCTCGACGCTTACAACCGTATCACGGGCCGGGGTGGACGCGTGTATTTCATCTTCGGCGAACATGACAATTTCAAGTATGAGTTCAACAGCGAATTTGTCGACGCGATGCCGGAAGAGTTCCAGGCGGGAATAGACGCAGTGACTGTCGAAGAGATAGCTCAAGCCAACCACATGTACACATTGCGCGAATGGCAGGATATCATCATAGACAAATGTATGGCCTGGATAACACCTGGTTGA
- a CDS encoding 7-cyano-7-deazaguanine synthase yields MKRCTKCVLPETYPGIQFDEDGVCNFCRMFRGVERLKKSMAKYKGRFEKLLAEKNRTGGYDAIMAFSGGKDSTYTMAVLKNEYDLSILAMTLDNGFISPQSLENIRNVVEGLNVDHVLYKPRLDTLSKLFLHCADEDIYSRKGLERASSICTTCMGIVKFVALRLAIEGNIPFIFYGWSPGQAPVEASIFKNNPDMIRSMQEQFTDPMSKVVGEGVSNYFLTEDHFSTPERFPTNVSPLAFLEYDEKAIIEQIKDLGWKKPDDTDPNSTNCLLNAVGIDVHKERLGFHPYAFELAGLVRGGYMKRQEAIERLEEASDESVVKMVRDRLEKSADSD; encoded by the coding sequence ATGAAAAGATGTACGAAATGCGTTCTCCCCGAAACATACCCGGGGATACAATTCGATGAAGACGGCGTATGTAATTTCTGCAGGATGTTCAGAGGTGTGGAACGTCTGAAAAAATCGATGGCAAAATACAAAGGCCGCTTCGAGAAGCTTCTGGCAGAAAAAAACCGGACTGGTGGATACGATGCCATTATGGCGTTCAGCGGCGGCAAGGATTCGACGTACACGATGGCTGTACTGAAAAACGAGTACGACCTTTCGATCCTCGCCATGACGCTGGACAACGGGTTTATCTCTCCGCAGTCACTTGAGAATATCCGCAATGTCGTAGAGGGCCTCAACGTGGACCATGTCCTGTACAAGCCCAGGCTCGACACTTTAAGTAAGCTCTTCCTGCATTGCGCCGACGAGGACATCTATTCGCGCAAGGGACTGGAAAGAGCCAGCTCGATCTGCACGACATGCATGGGGATAGTCAAGTTTGTCGCCCTTCGTCTTGCGATCGAGGGAAACATCCCATTCATCTTCTATGGCTGGTCACCGGGACAAGCCCCGGTGGAAGCCTCGATCTTCAAAAACAATCCTGACATGATCCGTTCGATGCAGGAACAGTTCACCGACCCCATGTCCAAAGTAGTGGGCGAAGGCGTGTCGAACTACTTCCTCACAGAGGATCATTTCTCCACACCTGAACGTTTCCCGACCAACGTGAGTCCCCTGGCCTTTCTTGAATACGATGAAAAGGCCATCATCGAGCAGATCAAGGATCTCGGCTGGAAAAAACCGGACGACACAGATCCAAACTCGACCAACTGCCTGCTCAACGCGGTAGGTATCGATGTACACAAGGAGCGACTGGGCTTCCACCCCTACGCCTTCGAACTGGCCGGACTTGTCAGGGGAGGCTACATGAAGAGGCAGGAAGCCATCGAGAGGCTCGAGGAAGCATCCGATGAGTCTGTCGTCAAGATGGTGAGAGACAGACTGGAAAAATCCGCGGACAGCGACTGA
- the nadE gene encoding NAD(+) synthase: MEFNRNVLDFDVESITEQLVDFIRDQVQNNFHKKGIIIGLSGGIDSAVCAALAVKALGKDRVFGVLLPERDSSPVSREYGRKCAESLDIRYHEVEISPMLDVFGVYAKRDSVVEKYFPEYDGDQKFRLTLPQDLLDRDRISTYHLEVEIAEGKIESKRLAHKDYLKMMAANDIKQRVRMTQLYYEAEKRHYIVCGTTNLPETIQGFFVKFGDGGVDIEPLTDLYKAQVFALGRHLGVPQEVLDRTPSPDTYSLPVSDKDFYFCMPYETLDLVMYAMFNEVPIEKTAEVIGMTVEQVDRAWKDLERKKKATATLRQLPPAPELKL; encoded by the coding sequence ATGGAATTCAACCGGAACGTACTTGATTTCGATGTAGAAAGTATCACTGAACAACTTGTCGATTTCATACGCGACCAGGTACAGAACAATTTTCACAAAAAAGGGATAATAATAGGCCTCAGCGGTGGAATCGACTCGGCGGTCTGTGCCGCCCTGGCTGTTAAGGCACTGGGTAAGGACCGTGTTTTCGGCGTTCTGCTTCCAGAACGGGACTCAAGCCCGGTCAGCAGGGAGTATGGCCGAAAATGTGCCGAGTCACTCGATATCCGGTATCACGAGGTAGAGATATCCCCAATGCTCGATGTCTTCGGGGTCTACGCCAAGCGTGATTCTGTCGTAGAAAAATATTTCCCCGAGTACGACGGCGATCAGAAATTCCGCCTCACTCTCCCGCAGGACCTCCTGGACAGGGACAGGATCAGCACCTACCATCTCGAGGTAGAGATCGCTGAAGGAAAAATCGAATCGAAAAGACTGGCTCACAAGGATTACCTGAAAATGATGGCTGCAAACGATATAAAGCAGCGCGTCAGGATGACACAGCTATACTACGAAGCTGAAAAACGGCACTACATCGTATGCGGAACGACCAATCTACCCGAGACCATCCAGGGTTTCTTCGTCAAGTTTGGAGACGGAGGGGTCGATATCGAGCCACTTACCGATCTTTACAAAGCACAGGTATTCGCACTCGGCAGGCATCTCGGTGTGCCGCAGGAAGTACTCGACAGGACTCCCAGCCCGGACACCTACTCGCTGCCGGTGAGCGACAAGGATTTCTACTTCTGCATGCCGTACGAGACTCTGGACCTGGTGATGTACGCGATGTTTAACGAAGTCCCTATAGAAAAAACAGCCGAGGTGATCGGCATGACCGTAGAACAGGTCGACAGGGCCTGGAAAGATCTGGAGAGAAAGAAAAAAGCGACGGCGACCCTGAGGCAGCTGCCTCCCGCGCCCGAACTGAAATTATGA
- a CDS encoding AMP-binding protein, whose product MLLQEFLENSASRHPDREALVSGDRRLSFGEIDNMANQLAHTLRDSGVGYGDRVAILIDNSPETVIALWAVLKADAVFLIINPTTKSDKIRYILGNCRAAALITHQSRWRQAAEAAAEAESLKTVICAGDKAGELKESSPDTLTFLTLDEALNDAPGTRPERKAIDIDLAALIYTSGSTGNPKGVMLTHLNMVAASTSVSTYLENTENDRIINVLPLSFDYGLYQVIMAAQFSGTVILERSFTYPYQTIKLIHEEKATGFPIVPTMSAILLQMKELAKEDFSNLRYITNTAAALPVSHINGLRDVFPSTKIYSMYGLTECKRVSYLHPDQIDIRPESVGKGMPNEQVYLVDENDDLITRPDVTGELVVRGANVMKGYWELPEETARRLRPGIHPWEKSLYTGDLFRMDKEGYLYFVSRRDDIIKSRGEKVSPREVENALYAIEDVVEAAVTGVPDDILGEAVKAFVVLKDGSELSEKAIIAHCSRNLEDFMVPKIIELRESLPRTTTGKITTKNL is encoded by the coding sequence ATGCTCCTTCAGGAATTTCTGGAAAACAGCGCATCGCGTCATCCTGACAGGGAGGCTCTCGTCTCCGGTGACCGAAGGCTGAGTTTCGGAGAGATCGATAATATGGCGAACCAGCTAGCGCATACCCTCCGTGATTCAGGAGTCGGGTATGGAGACAGGGTAGCCATACTGATCGATAATTCTCCCGAGACCGTTATCGCGCTTTGGGCGGTCCTGAAGGCGGATGCCGTTTTCCTTATCATCAATCCGACGACGAAATCGGACAAGATACGATACATACTGGGCAATTGCCGGGCAGCCGCCCTGATCACTCACCAGTCACGCTGGAGACAGGCGGCGGAAGCCGCTGCGGAAGCAGAATCACTGAAAACCGTTATCTGTGCTGGAGATAAGGCCGGGGAACTGAAGGAATCATCGCCGGACACCCTTACTTTCCTGACGCTGGACGAAGCACTGAACGACGCGCCCGGAACAAGGCCCGAACGAAAAGCTATCGATATCGATCTTGCCGCTCTGATCTACACATCCGGATCGACCGGAAATCCCAAAGGCGTCATGCTGACCCATCTCAACATGGTCGCGGCATCGACCTCTGTATCTACATATCTTGAGAACACGGAGAACGACCGGATAATAAACGTCCTCCCCCTTTCCTTCGACTATGGATTATACCAGGTGATAATGGCCGCTCAGTTCAGCGGGACGGTGATACTCGAGCGTTCGTTCACCTATCCATATCAGACTATCAAACTCATCCACGAGGAAAAAGCAACCGGCTTTCCTATTGTACCGACGATGTCAGCCATCCTGCTCCAGATGAAAGAGCTGGCCAAAGAAGATTTCAGCAATCTTCGCTACATTACGAATACAGCGGCGGCGCTGCCCGTCAGCCACATAAATGGACTGAGAGATGTCTTCCCTTCGACAAAGATATACTCGATGTACGGGCTTACAGAATGCAAGAGGGTATCATACCTTCACCCGGACCAGATCGACATACGCCCCGAATCGGTGGGCAAAGGCATGCCGAACGAGCAGGTCTATCTGGTCGATGAAAATGATGACCTCATCACCCGCCCCGACGTGACCGGCGAACTCGTCGTAAGAGGAGCCAACGTGATGAAGGGATACTGGGAACTGCCCGAAGAGACTGCCCGCAGGCTCAGGCCCGGCATACATCCGTGGGAAAAGTCCCTGTATACAGGTGACCTTTTCAGGATGGACAAGGAAGGGTATCTCTATTTTGTCTCGCGCAGGGACGATATCATAAAAAGCAGGGGCGAAAAGGTCAGCCCGAGGGAAGTGGAAAACGCGCTCTACGCCATTGAAGATGTGGTAGAGGCTGCTGTCACCGGAGTTCCCGACGATATCCTGGGAGAAGCCGTAAAGGCCTTCGTCGTCCTCAAAGATGGATCTGAACTCAGCGAGAAGGCGATCATCGCCCACTGCTCGCGCAATCTTGAAGATTTCATGGTACCAAAGATAATAGAGCTGAGAGAATCGCTTCCCAGGACAACGACCGGAAAAATAACTACAAAGAATCTCTGA
- a CDS encoding acyl carrier protein produces the protein MDIREQIKSFVIENFLFGSDDATIGDDDSFLESGIIDSTGVLEVVGFIEDEFDIEVLDEELVPDNFDSLNKLIAYVTKKQG, from the coding sequence TTGGATATCAGGGAACAGATAAAAAGTTTTGTCATCGAAAACTTCCTTTTCGGATCCGACGACGCAACTATTGGCGACGATGACTCCTTTCTTGAATCGGGTATAATCGATTCGACAGGAGTACTGGAAGTCGTTGGTTTCATTGAAGATGAATTTGATATCGAAGTGTTGGACGAGGAACTCGTCCCCGACAATTTTGATTCACTCAACAAGCTCATAGCCTACGTAACGAAGAAACAGGGCTGA
- a CDS encoding MBL fold metallo-hydrolase — translation MDDIRIRHLVVGPLGTNCFIVSCTKSSEAIIIDPGGDSPSIISAVKEDGLRPVMIVLTHGHSDHMASAAGLTREFDIGIAMHGDDIETMKKSVEDSPHWGLGDVEYPEVKTLLSAGDTIRFGEVEAEVRHTPGHTLGGISLVLGDAVFAGDTLFAGSIGRTDFFGGDMETLVASVRSELFTLPDDTAVFCGHGPATTIGEEKVRNPYLNGTF, via the coding sequence ATGGATGATATCCGGATCAGGCACCTCGTAGTAGGGCCACTCGGTACAAACTGTTTCATCGTATCCTGCACAAAAAGCTCGGAAGCCATAATCATCGACCCGGGGGGAGACTCGCCCTCGATTATCAGCGCTGTAAAGGAAGACGGCCTGAGGCCGGTCATGATAGTGCTTACTCATGGACACAGTGATCACATGGCATCAGCGGCCGGGTTGACGCGTGAATTCGACATCGGGATCGCCATGCATGGAGACGATATCGAGACGATGAAAAAATCTGTGGAAGACTCACCTCACTGGGGCCTCGGCGATGTGGAATACCCGGAAGTAAAGACCCTTCTTTCCGCCGGTGACACGATACGATTCGGAGAAGTCGAAGCAGAGGTCCGGCACACTCCCGGACACACTCTCGGAGGAATAAGCCTGGTCCTGGGTGATGCCGTTTTTGCAGGCGACACACTGTTTGCCGGATCGATCGGCAGGACCGACTTCTTCGGCGGCGACATGGAGACACTCGTGGCCTCGGTCAGAAGCGAACTGTTCACTCTCCCTGACGACACCGCCGTCTTCTGCGGTCATGGCCCTGCCACGACCATCGGTGAGGAAAAGGTCCGAAACCCATACCTCAACGGCACATTCTGA
- a CDS encoding 4Fe-4S binding protein, with translation MSERDVEKNIDLICIDDSKCIVCGACVAVCPTEALIIEGLTLKSVPERCRPCGQAALVCPTGALRCPQKGEKSKNG, from the coding sequence ATGTCAGAACGAGATGTTGAAAAAAATATTGACCTGATTTGCATTGACGACAGCAAGTGCATCGTCTGTGGAGCCTGTGTTGCCGTCTGCCCGACTGAAGCGCTCATTATCGAGGGGCTGACCTTGAAGTCGGTTCCCGAGCGATGCCGCCCCTGCGGGCAGGCGGCGCTTGTCTGTCCAACAGGGGCGTTGCGCTGTCCACAAAAAGGGGAGAAATCGAAGAATGGATGA
- a CDS encoding NAD(P)/FAD-dependent oxidoreductase — MMTDERFDVVVIGGGPGGTRTASGVSRLGLSTLILEKRERIGYPVRCAEAIGPAEGIARYIDVKEPFVTSVVNGLTIVSPDGKRYQKEMKGIGYIVDRELLDLHIAEAACSNGAVLRTGHQATGLIREDGKVVGVNVLELSTRRKYRVQSKITVGSDGVESLSPRWAGLKGPTRVDEIFSCAQYLVECVDLPDKYVEFHLSSTFAPGGYGWVFPKGNGSANIGVGINPELASGLTARDYLEKFMDRVCPEGDRKRFVCGGTLLSDSLPSLAVDGFIAVGEAANQNNPFTGGGILNAIMAGDMAATTICRCFEKGDFSSSGLSTYTKEWKRNEGRMNKRFYLAGKVFYSLDDRTMDKVLSALNTREGLITRKGLGSAKLIGVLLRSSPSLLGKTLMKALSARKRSRKTFSGLNT, encoded by the coding sequence ATGATGACTGATGAACGTTTCGATGTAGTTGTCATCGGTGGCGGTCCTGGTGGTACCCGGACCGCTTCTGGTGTTTCCCGCCTGGGTCTTTCCACGCTGATACTCGAAAAAAGAGAGAGGATCGGATACCCGGTCCGCTGCGCCGAAGCGATAGGCCCGGCTGAGGGAATAGCCCGCTATATAGATGTGAAGGAACCATTCGTCACCAGCGTCGTGAACGGCCTGACCATCGTCTCACCTGACGGAAAAAGATACCAGAAAGAGATGAAGGGTATAGGTTACATCGTCGACCGTGAACTCCTCGACCTCCATATCGCTGAGGCCGCATGTTCGAATGGAGCCGTACTAAGAACTGGACATCAGGCGACCGGTCTAATTCGCGAAGATGGGAAAGTCGTCGGCGTAAATGTCCTCGAGTTATCCACCCGCAGAAAATACCGTGTGCAAAGCAAGATCACAGTCGGATCGGACGGGGTCGAATCTCTTTCGCCCAGATGGGCGGGGCTGAAAGGCCCTACCCGGGTCGACGAGATCTTCTCCTGCGCCCAGTACCTGGTCGAATGCGTGGATCTTCCGGATAAATATGTGGAATTCCATCTTTCGTCGACCTTCGCACCCGGAGGATACGGGTGGGTGTTTCCCAAGGGGAACGGCAGCGCCAACATCGGTGTGGGAATCAACCCCGAGCTGGCCTCAGGCCTCACCGCCAGGGACTACCTCGAAAAGTTCATGGACCGCGTCTGCCCGGAAGGCGATAGAAAACGTTTCGTGTGTGGCGGAACGCTTTTGTCCGATTCTCTTCCCTCCCTTGCGGTGGACGGATTTATCGCCGTCGGAGAGGCAGCGAATCAGAACAACCCGTTCACCGGCGGTGGCATCCTGAACGCGATAATGGCTGGTGACATGGCGGCAACCACTATATGCAGATGCTTCGAAAAGGGAGACTTCAGTTCCAGTGGACTTTCGACCTACACGAAAGAGTGGAAACGGAATGAAGGCAGAATGAACAAGAGATTCTATCTTGCTGGAAAGGTCTTCTATAGTCTCGACGACAGAACGATGGACAAGGTACTTTCTGCCCTCAACACCAGAGAGGGCCTTATCACGAGAAAAGGACTGGGCAGCGCCAAACTGATCGGAGTGCTGCTCAGATCGTCACCATCCCTGCTTGGCAAGACCTTGATGAAAGCCTTGTCGGCGAGAAAAAGATCCAGGAAGACCTTTTCAGGATTGAATACATAG
- a CDS encoding cupin domain-containing protein: MLDLKIGKATEIEASEVKMEGVENVSIRWLISKADGAPNFAMRLFEVGPGGHTPLHSHEWEHEVYIVSGEGILTFEGEEKPFIGGDFIFVPGGNMHRFSNTGESPARFLCLVPNSSYD; this comes from the coding sequence ATGCTGGATCTTAAGATCGGGAAAGCGACAGAGATCGAAGCCAGCGAAGTGAAGATGGAAGGCGTCGAGAATGTATCGATCCGCTGGCTGATCTCGAAGGCTGACGGCGCCCCGAATTTCGCGATGAGACTGTTCGAGGTCGGCCCGGGAGGACACACTCCCCTCCACTCGCACGAATGGGAACATGAGGTCTATATAGTGTCCGGCGAGGGCATCCTGACATTCGAGGGTGAAGAAAAACCGTTCATTGGAGGTGATTTTATCTTCGTACCCGGAGGCAATATGCATCGGTTCTCGAACACCGGAGAATCACCTGCGAGATTTCTTTGTCTGGTACCAAACTCGTCGTACGATTGA
- a CDS encoding DUF2059 domain-containing protein produces MRRIVAVTIVFVFAWLTVANANETQNRALAEELLDAMEMQETIEKSFEMVKEMIPAQMKAMGVSEEATSDEDKEAAQKMTDLIMKEVSWDNLKDDYITIYAETFTEEELRGLVAFYKSHVGRKFIEKQPELMKRSMQISQMKMMELMPKIQALTQEMEDQETARPESDE; encoded by the coding sequence ATGAGAAGAATAGTAGCAGTGACAATAGTCTTTGTTTTTGCGTGGCTGACAGTGGCCAATGCAAATGAGACACAAAACCGTGCTCTGGCAGAGGAACTACTCGATGCAATGGAAATGCAGGAGACCATAGAGAAATCGTTCGAGATGGTGAAGGAGATGATTCCCGCCCAGATGAAAGCGATGGGTGTCTCTGAGGAAGCAACCTCGGATGAGGACAAAGAAGCAGCGCAGAAAATGACGGATCTTATTATGAAGGAAGTCAGTTGGGATAATCTGAAGGATGATTACATTACAATCTATGCCGAGACCTTTACGGAAGAAGAGCTCAGGGGGCTTGTCGCTTTCTACAAGAGCCATGTCGGCAGGAAATTCATTGAAAAGCAGCCGGAGCTGATGAAACGATCCATGCAGATTTCTCAAATGAAGATGATGGAACTTATGCCAAAGATACAGGCGTTGACTCAGGAGATGGAAGATCAGGAAACTGCCCGGCCTGAAAGTGACGAATGA